From Streptomyces sp. NBC_00370, a single genomic window includes:
- a CDS encoding GNAT family N-acetyltransferase: MEPLTLTSPRLLLRTLTPDDVDAVHTICQDPEIQRWVTIPSPYERQHAQYFVEQLVPDGWQTGTMCTFGVFPIGGGPLMGAVNAHSQSGIWETGYWTAKEYRGRGFTTEAVTAVARWVFTALAAERLEWRAEVGNTGSRAVAEKAGFVMEGVLRAALLNRGTLRDVRIGSLLPSDLGLPGPHPYLPSDAA, encoded by the coding sequence ATGGAACCCCTCACCCTCACCAGCCCCCGACTGCTGTTGCGCACGCTGACACCGGACGACGTCGACGCGGTCCACACGATCTGCCAGGACCCGGAGATCCAGCGCTGGGTGACGATTCCCTCACCGTACGAACGGCAGCACGCGCAGTACTTCGTCGAGCAGCTCGTCCCGGACGGCTGGCAGACCGGGACGATGTGCACCTTCGGGGTATTTCCCATAGGCGGGGGGCCGCTGATGGGCGCGGTGAACGCGCACAGCCAGTCCGGTATCTGGGAGACCGGCTACTGGACGGCGAAGGAGTACCGGGGGCGCGGCTTCACCACGGAGGCCGTGACCGCCGTGGCCCGCTGGGTCTTCACCGCGCTGGCCGCCGAGCGCCTGGAGTGGCGGGCCGAGGTCGGCAACACCGGCTCGCGTGCCGTCGCCGAGAAGGCCGGCTTCGTGATGGAGGGCGTGCTGCGGGCCGCCCTGCTCAACCGGGGGACGCTGCGGGACGTCCGGATAGGCTCGCTGCTCCCGTCCGACCTGGGACTGCCGGGCCCGCACCCGTACCTGCCGTCGGACGCGGCGTAA
- a CDS encoding winged helix-turn-helix domain-containing protein: protein MTTVPPAAAELSADEARRIALRAQGFIGAPDRRGGVRGVLRHLGAVQLDTISVLARSHELVPYARLGAVGRKPVEDAYWTAAPTPPHAFEYWSHAACVLPIEEWPHFAFRRRSYRSRPHWNHALTDGVYETVIKQLRDEGPLTATELGGAKNGGLWWDWSESKVAVERALMFGEVVCTGRRGWKRVYDLAERAVPDALLHDDLDDAECVRRLVRLAGRSLGVGTRADIADYHRLKGEWVDAVIADCGLVPVTVEGWGKPAWADPEALASVPRGRHRTTLLSPFDSLIWERARTERIFGFTHRLEAYVPKPKRIYGYFAMPLLAGGRLLGRVDPAREGSTLVAKQVSLEGPKAVAPMAQALLEAARWVGCDAVRIERVDRSELTAELVRAVA from the coding sequence ATGACGACTGTGCCGCCCGCCGCCGCCGAGCTGTCCGCCGACGAGGCCCGCCGAATCGCGCTGCGCGCGCAGGGATTCATCGGCGCCCCCGACCGCCGTGGCGGCGTGCGGGGAGTGCTGCGCCATCTCGGCGCCGTCCAGCTGGACACGATCTCGGTGCTGGCGCGCTCGCACGAGCTGGTGCCTTACGCGCGCCTGGGCGCCGTCGGCCGCAAACCGGTCGAGGACGCGTACTGGACGGCGGCGCCCACCCCGCCGCACGCGTTCGAGTACTGGTCGCACGCGGCCTGTGTGCTGCCCATCGAGGAGTGGCCCCACTTCGCCTTCCGGCGCCGCTCCTACCGCTCCCGTCCGCACTGGAACCACGCCCTGACGGACGGGGTGTACGAGACGGTGATCAAGCAGCTGCGCGACGAGGGCCCGCTGACGGCGACGGAACTGGGCGGCGCCAAGAACGGCGGCCTGTGGTGGGACTGGTCGGAGTCGAAGGTCGCCGTCGAGCGCGCGCTGATGTTCGGTGAGGTCGTGTGCACGGGCCGGCGCGGCTGGAAGCGGGTGTACGACCTCGCGGAGCGCGCCGTGCCGGACGCGCTCCTGCACGACGACCTGGACGACGCGGAGTGCGTGCGCCGGCTGGTGCGGCTCGCCGGCCGCTCGCTCGGTGTGGGGACGCGCGCGGACATCGCCGACTACCACCGGCTGAAGGGTGAGTGGGTCGACGCGGTGATCGCCGACTGCGGTCTGGTGCCGGTGACCGTCGAGGGTTGGGGGAAGCCGGCCTGGGCCGATCCGGAGGCGCTGGCGAGCGTCCCGCGCGGACGGCACCGTACGACACTGCTGTCGCCGTTCGACTCGCTGATCTGGGAGCGGGCCCGTACCGAGCGGATCTTCGGCTTCACGCACCGGCTGGAGGCGTATGTGCCCAAGCCGAAGCGGATCTACGGCTACTTCGCCATGCCGCTGCTGGCGGGCGGCCGGCTGCTCGGCCGGGTCGACCCGGCCCGTGAGGGCAGCACGCTGGTGGCGAAGCAGGTCTCGCTGGAGGGCCCCAAGGCGGTCGCGCCGATGGCGCAGGCGCTGCTGGAGGCCGCCCGGTGGGTGGGGTGCGACGCGGTACGGATCGAGCGGGTCGACCGCTCGGAGCTGACGGCGGAGCTGGTCCGCGCGGTCGCCTGA
- a CDS encoding response regulator: MADSFGPVHAHSADETVVGTGPDADAEREGSRKEPIRVLVVDDHALFRRGLEIVLAQEEDIQVVGEAGDGAEAVDKAADLLPDIVLMDVRMPKRGGIEACTSIKEVAPSAKIIMLTISDEEADLYDAIKAGATGYLLKEISTDEVATAIRAVADGQSQISPSMASKLLTEFKSMIQRTDERRLVPAPRLTERELEVLKLVATGMNNRDIAKQLFISENTVKNHVRNILEKLQLHSRMEAVVYAMREKILEIR, encoded by the coding sequence ATGGCGGACAGCTTCGGGCCGGTGCACGCGCACAGTGCCGACGAGACGGTCGTTGGTACGGGGCCCGACGCCGACGCGGAACGGGAAGGGTCCCGCAAGGAACCCATCCGGGTCCTCGTCGTCGACGACCACGCGCTGTTCCGCCGTGGTCTGGAGATCGTCCTCGCCCAGGAGGAGGACATCCAGGTCGTGGGCGAGGCGGGCGACGGGGCGGAGGCCGTCGACAAGGCCGCCGACCTGCTGCCGGACATCGTGCTGATGGACGTGCGGATGCCCAAGCGCGGCGGTATCGAGGCCTGCACCTCCATCAAGGAGGTGGCCCCCAGCGCCAAGATCATCATGCTGACGATCAGCGACGAGGAGGCCGACCTCTACGACGCGATCAAGGCTGGCGCCACCGGCTATCTCCTGAAGGAGATCTCCACCGACGAGGTGGCCACCGCGATCCGGGCCGTCGCCGACGGCCAGTCGCAGATCAGCCCGTCCATGGCGTCCAAGCTGCTGACCGAGTTCAAGTCGATGATCCAGCGCACCGACGAGCGCAGACTCGTGCCCGCGCCGCGGCTGACCGAGCGGGAGCTGGAAGTCCTCAAACTCGTCGCCACGGGCATGAACAACCGGGACATCGCCAAACAGCTGTTCATCTCCGAGAACACCGTGAAGAACCACGTGCGCAACATCCTGGAGAAGCTGCAACTGCACTCCCGCATGGAGGCCGTGGTCTACGCGATGCGGGAGAAGATCCTCGAAATCCGGTGA
- the hpf gene encoding ribosome hibernation-promoting factor, HPF/YfiA family, translating to MDIVVKGRKTEVPERFRKHVAEKLKLEKIQKLDGKVISLDVEVSKEHNPRQADRCDRVEITLRSRGPVIRAEAAAGDPYAALDLATGKLEARLRKQNEKRHNRRGAGRLSAAEVVDVVPGVAELNSDGETAAEEAAHAVPTTMVGSLQVQGEGPLVVREKNHVAAPMTLDQALEEMELVGHDFYLFVDSDTKEPSVVYRRHAYDYGVIHLRTDPLAGSDAEGAGGHLGG from the coding sequence GTGGACATCGTCGTCAAGGGCCGCAAGACAGAGGTGCCTGAGCGGTTCCGCAAGCACGTGGCCGAGAAGCTGAAGCTGGAGAAGATCCAGAAGCTCGACGGCAAGGTGATCAGCCTGGACGTCGAGGTGTCCAAGGAACACAACCCCCGTCAGGCGGACCGCTGTGACCGGGTGGAGATCACCCTGCGCTCGCGTGGTCCGGTGATCCGGGCGGAGGCCGCGGCAGGCGACCCGTACGCGGCTTTGGACCTGGCCACCGGCAAGCTGGAGGCGCGGCTGCGCAAGCAGAACGAGAAGCGCCACAACCGTCGCGGCGCCGGCCGGCTGTCCGCCGCCGAGGTCGTCGATGTCGTCCCCGGCGTGGCCGAGTTGAACAGCGACGGCGAGACCGCGGCCGAAGAGGCGGCGCACGCCGTCCCGACCACGATGGTCGGTTCCCTGCAGGTGCAGGGCGAAGGTCCCCTGGTGGTACGGGAGAAGAACCATGTCGCGGCGCCGATGACGCTCGACCAGGCCCTTGAGGAGATGGAGCTGGTCGGACACGACTTCTACCTCTTCGTCGATTCCGACACCAAGGAACCCAGCGTCGTCTACCGGCGCCACGCGTACGACTACGGCGTGATCCACCTCAGGACCGACCCGCTGGCCGGTTCCGACGCGGAGGGCGCCGGCGGCCATCTCGGCGGCTGA
- a CDS encoding ComF family protein has translation MRGWWREISGLVLPVACGGCGSPRTALCEDCGRALYGMWPCRVRPVPEPAGLPAVHAAAPYEDAVRAVLLAHKERGALGLAGPLGRALAGAVEAAVPPGTGVGPLLLVPMPSTRRAVAARGHDAARRIALAAAGELRRAGRDARVLPVLRQRRVVADQAGLGARQRQANLSGALEVAVGGARLLESGRAVLVDDVMTTGASLAEAARALHSAIRPGIPGFGQVSAAVIAAPPLSFEINRN, from the coding sequence ATGCGGGGCTGGTGGCGAGAGATCAGCGGTCTGGTGCTCCCGGTCGCCTGTGGGGGCTGCGGCAGTCCCCGGACGGCGCTGTGCGAGGACTGCGGCCGGGCGCTGTACGGGATGTGGCCGTGCCGGGTGCGGCCGGTGCCGGAGCCGGCCGGGCTGCCGGCGGTCCACGCAGCGGCGCCGTACGAGGACGCGGTACGGGCGGTGCTGCTCGCGCACAAGGAGCGCGGCGCGCTCGGCCTCGCGGGGCCGCTGGGCAGGGCTCTGGCCGGGGCCGTGGAGGCCGCTGTGCCGCCGGGTACGGGCGTGGGGCCGCTGCTGCTGGTCCCGATGCCTTCGACGCGGCGCGCGGTGGCGGCGCGCGGGCATGACGCGGCGCGCCGGATCGCGCTGGCGGCCGCGGGTGAGCTGCGGCGGGCCGGCCGGGACGCCCGGGTGCTTCCGGTGCTGCGGCAGCGCCGGGTGGTGGCCGATCAGGCGGGCCTCGGTGCCCGTCAGAGGCAGGCGAACCTGTCCGGGGCGCTGGAGGTCGCCGTGGGCGGCGCGAGGCTCCTGGAGAGCGGCAGAGCGGTCCTCGTGGACGACGTCATGACGACCGGCGCGTCACTGGCCGAGGCGGCCCGCGCCCTGCATTCCGCGATACGGCCGGGCATTCCGGGATTCGGTCAGGTGAGCGCCGCGGTGATCGCCGCACCGCCCCTGTCCTTCGAAATAAACCGGAACTGA
- a CDS encoding LpqB family beta-propeller domain-containing protein — MGADRRRGGTRGVPRLPVLLAAVSLTLAGCATIPHSGDVEPVTQSPHGESQVRVYAVPPKEKAGPDEIVDGFLEAMTSDDPDFAMARKYLTKQASKDWRPEDSTTVLQDAPDRADADGTGQGGGSGLKYPLYGERIAEVDSAHSYQPVTPTSYKGTIHLVQQKTGDTKEWRIDQLPPGLVLGEYDFQRNYRSVDKYYFASGRKQLVADPVYIRQRIDPTTRMDPFTQAVKSLLDGPTNWLKPVVDSPFPTGTQLARGTRSLEFDDRNALKVPLNESAAKAGRAQCRKMAAQLFFTLRDLTSTRVGQIELLAGGSSLCVLSEDQAAEFAPDQGTGGEDPYFVNAQGRLAQLKIDGSDPVVPDPVAGPFGDGRTKLDTVAVARDERRAAGVGGGGKSLYVTSIVNDGDPVEPLLSSAAKQPKDRLSAPSWDGGGDLWVADRDPAKPRLLRFAGGVAPPKEVPVDGLDGRRIEALRVSADGVRIALLLTQEGRTSLEIGRVERHGSGADETVSVVELQSAAPQMETVTAVSWAGPSRLVVVGKESGGVQQVRYMQTDGSTSAAGVLPGLNQVTAIAAADNDEQPVMADSQDAGIVQLPSGANWQTMVETGSSPVYPG, encoded by the coding sequence CACGGGGAGTCCCAGGTGCGGGTGTACGCGGTGCCGCCCAAGGAGAAGGCGGGTCCCGACGAGATCGTGGACGGCTTCCTGGAGGCGATGACGAGTGACGACCCCGACTTCGCGATGGCCAGGAAGTATCTGACGAAGCAGGCGTCGAAGGACTGGCGTCCCGAGGACAGCACGACGGTGCTGCAGGACGCACCCGACCGCGCGGACGCGGACGGGACGGGGCAGGGCGGTGGTTCGGGGCTGAAGTACCCGCTGTACGGCGAGCGGATCGCCGAGGTGGACTCCGCGCACTCGTACCAGCCGGTCACACCGACCTCGTACAAGGGCACCATCCATCTCGTGCAGCAGAAGACGGGCGACACCAAGGAGTGGCGCATCGACCAACTGCCGCCGGGGCTGGTGCTCGGTGAGTACGACTTCCAGCGCAACTACCGCTCCGTGGACAAGTACTACTTCGCCTCCGGCCGTAAGCAGCTGGTCGCCGATCCGGTCTACATCCGGCAGCGGATAGATCCCACGACCCGGATGGACCCGTTCACGCAGGCCGTCAAGTCGCTGCTCGACGGGCCGACGAACTGGCTGAAGCCGGTGGTCGATTCGCCGTTCCCGACGGGTACGCAGCTGGCGCGCGGCACCAGATCGCTGGAGTTCGACGACCGGAACGCGCTGAAGGTGCCGCTCAACGAGAGCGCGGCGAAGGCGGGCCGGGCGCAGTGCCGGAAGATGGCGGCGCAACTGTTCTTCACCCTGCGGGACCTGACGTCGACCCGGGTCGGGCAGATCGAACTGCTCGCGGGCGGTTCGTCGTTGTGCGTGCTGAGCGAGGACCAGGCCGCGGAGTTCGCGCCCGACCAGGGCACGGGCGGCGAGGACCCGTACTTCGTCAACGCCCAGGGGCGGTTGGCGCAGCTGAAGATCGACGGTTCCGACCCGGTCGTCCCCGACCCGGTGGCCGGGCCGTTCGGTGACGGCAGGACGAAGCTGGACACGGTCGCCGTCGCACGCGACGAGCGGCGCGCCGCCGGGGTGGGCGGCGGCGGCAAATCGCTGTACGTGACGTCGATCGTCAACGACGGCGATCCGGTGGAGCCGCTGCTGAGCAGCGCGGCCAAGCAGCCCAAGGACCGGCTCTCCGCGCCGAGCTGGGACGGCGGCGGTGACCTGTGGGTCGCCGACCGGGATCCGGCGAAGCCGCGGCTGCTGCGGTTCGCCGGGGGCGTGGCACCGCCGAAGGAGGTCCCGGTCGACGGGCTCGACGGGCGGCGGATCGAGGCGCTGCGGGTGTCGGCCGACGGGGTGCGGATCGCGCTGCTGCTGACGCAGGAGGGCCGGACGAGCCTGGAGATCGGCCGGGTGGAGCGGCACGGCTCGGGCGCGGACGAGACGGTGTCCGTGGTGGAACTGCAGTCCGCGGCGCCGCAGATGGAGACGGTGACCGCGGTGTCCTGGGCGGGTCCCAGCCGGCTGGTCGTCGTCGGCAAGGAGTCCGGCGGTGTGCAGCAGGTGCGTTACATGCAGACCGACGGGTCGACGTCGGCGGCCGGGGTGCTGCCGGGGCTGAACCAGGTGACGGCCATCGCCGCCGCCGACAACGACGAGCAGCCGGTGATGGCCGACTCGCAGGACGCGGGGATCGTCCAGCTGCCGTCGGGCGCCAATTGGCAGACCATGGTGGAGACGGGCTCCTCGCCTGTCTATCCCGGGTGA